Proteins co-encoded in one Kribbella solani genomic window:
- a CDS encoding XRE family transcriptional regulator produces the protein MAIEVNEALRRALYSANLTAQDLAATLHVDPKTADRWVRGNLPHPHSRAALTQLLGVDEEVLWPELRKLAESRRSSAEIAGIYPRRTTIGQKGWLSFFESAESEIGILAYSALFLAEDARIVRLLREKSRTVRIRIALGAPDSVNVIERGAEEEIGEAMAAKIRNSLALLGPMLREEGVELRLHDTVLYNSIYRSDGDLLVNQHAYGVPAARSPVYHYRQSAQSEMFDSYAASFEAVWAKSSPQSVG, from the coding sequence TTGGCGATCGAAGTGAACGAGGCGCTCCGACGCGCTCTGTACAGCGCGAACCTCACTGCGCAGGACCTGGCGGCGACGCTGCACGTCGACCCGAAGACCGCGGACCGATGGGTACGCGGCAATTTGCCGCATCCGCATAGCCGCGCGGCGCTGACCCAACTGCTAGGTGTCGACGAGGAGGTCCTCTGGCCCGAGCTCCGGAAGCTCGCCGAGTCGCGCCGCTCGTCGGCCGAGATCGCCGGCATCTACCCGCGCCGTACGACCATCGGCCAGAAGGGCTGGCTGTCCTTCTTCGAGTCGGCCGAGTCGGAGATCGGCATCTTGGCGTACAGCGCGCTGTTCCTTGCGGAGGACGCCCGGATTGTGCGATTGCTCCGGGAGAAGAGTCGCACCGTACGCATCAGGATTGCGCTTGGAGCGCCCGACAGCGTGAACGTGATCGAGCGGGGAGCGGAGGAGGAGATCGGCGAGGCGATGGCCGCGAAGATCCGCAACTCGTTGGCTCTGCTCGGGCCGATGTTGCGGGAGGAGGGAGTCGAGTTGAGGCTGCATGACACGGTCTTGTACAACTCGATCTATCGCTCGGATGGCGATCTGCTGGTCAATCAGCATGCGTACGGGGTTCCGGCGGCGCGATCGCCGGTATATCACTACCGTCAGTCTGCCCAGAGCGAGATGTTCGACTCGTACGCGGCAAGCTTCGAGGCGGTCTGGGCGAAGAGTTCGCCGCAGTCAGTCGGCTGA